A portion of the Chryseobacterium tructae genome contains these proteins:
- a CDS encoding RNA polymerase sigma factor, translating to MSSSEQEFLEKIEKHKGVIFKISKMYMDNKDDQNDLYQEIIYQAWKSYGDFQQRSDFSTWLYRTALNTAIVFLRSEKKRSFIQNQDIEVLNAQQEPYNDIDDQNMKLMYEAIHQLSPIDKALIFFFLEDFSGKEVAHQLGITEVNARVKLKRAKAKLKEIIAKQRTGSI from the coding sequence ATGTCTTCATCGGAACAAGAATTTTTAGAGAAAATTGAAAAGCACAAAGGTGTTATTTTCAAGATTTCTAAAATGTATATGGATAATAAGGACGATCAGAATGACCTCTATCAAGAGATCATTTATCAGGCATGGAAATCTTACGGCGATTTTCAGCAGCGGAGTGATTTCTCAACATGGCTTTATAGAACTGCGCTTAACACAGCAATTGTTTTTTTACGAAGTGAGAAAAAACGTAGCTTTATACAAAATCAGGATATTGAGGTGCTCAATGCCCAGCAGGAACCTTATAATGATATTGATGATCAGAATATGAAGTTGATGTATGAGGCTATTCATCAGTTGAGTCCTATTGATAAAGCCCTTATTTTTTTCTTTCTGGAAGATTTTTCAGGGAAGGAAGTTGCTCATCAGCTGGGTATTACAGAAGTTAATGCCAGGGTGAAACTTAAAAGAGCGAAGGCAAAACTGAAGGAGATCATTGCAAAACAGAGAACAGGTTCAATTTAA
- a CDS encoding RNA polymerase sigma factor: MKTNFIEQQVMTSLEQAFIHKIERHKGIIFKISKMYMSDKDDQDDLFQEITCQLWKAYPNFRGESEFSTWLYRIALNTAIIFLKTEKRRSFITNNENLSHHFIPQEDYDNEREERMVEMYTAIQLLNPIDKAFIFYYLEDFSGKQIADQMGISEGNARVKMNRAKNKLKDILNQHNPNQY; this comes from the coding sequence ATGAAAACTAACTTTATAGAGCAACAAGTTATGACCTCATTAGAACAAGCATTTATCCATAAGATTGAAAGACATAAAGGAATCATTTTTAAGATTTCTAAAATGTATATGTCTGATAAAGATGATCAGGATGATCTTTTTCAGGAAATAACCTGTCAGTTATGGAAAGCATACCCCAACTTTAGAGGAGAAAGTGAATTTTCAACCTGGTTGTACAGAATAGCTTTAAACACAGCTATTATTTTCCTCAAAACTGAAAAGAGAAGAAGTTTTATTACTAACAATGAGAATTTATCTCATCATTTTATTCCTCAGGAAGATTATGATAATGAGAGAGAAGAAAGAATGGTAGAAATGTATACAGCAATTCAGTTACTCAATCCGATTGATAAAGCTTTTATTTTTTATTATCTGGAAGATTTTTCAGGGAAGCAGATTGCCGATCAGATGGGGATTTCCGAGGGCAATGCAAGAGTAAAAATGAATAGAGCTAAAAATAAATTAAAAGATATCTTAAATCAACATAATCCTAACCAATATTAA